The following are encoded in a window of Magnolia sinica isolate HGM2019 chromosome 11, MsV1, whole genome shotgun sequence genomic DNA:
- the LOC131218027 gene encoding large ribosomal subunit protein bL19c-like, whose product MDCSLCTTNHLAFLLERERERERERAAYSIFLRHFSIQGVQFWKHATLCRSFHVIESLFTNSKTSFLQQPANYSQGSPFPLLLKCTSSSSATSQAVAAAYNEFSTSYNGRPLLSLFYKSHGQELFQPNIFRSTAPIKFLTTMGDAAEPVTQDSSSVSPETARPIKFKRPDKIARHIMQILDKEAVEAVKENREIPDIKLSYTVQLIVEVPENKRQVSILKGIIITRRNASLNTTFRLRRLVVVLEWNLFSLYTLPT is encoded by the coding sequence ATGGATTGTTCTCTTTGCACAACAAACCATTTAGCATtccttttagagagagagagagagagagagagagagagagcagcataTTCTATTTTCCTACGGCATTTCTCGATACAAGGAGTTCAGTTTTGGAAACATGCGACCCTTTGCAGAAGCTTTCATGTCATTGAAAGCCTTTTTACCAACTCCAAGACAAGCTTTCTTCAACAACCAGCTAATTACTCACAAGGCAGCCCATTTCCATTGCTACTTAAGtgtacttcttcttcttcagctacATCACAAGCGGTAGCTGCTGCTTACAATGAATTTTCAACATCTTATAATGGCAGACCTTTGTTATCATTGTTCTACAAAAGCCATGGACAGGAGCTATTTCAACCCAATATATTTAGGTCTACTGCCCCCATCAAGTTCTTAACAACCATGGGTGATGCCGCAGAACCTGTTACACAGGACTCTTCTTCAGTTAGCCCTGAGACAGCTCGGCCCATCAAATTCAAAAGGCCTGATAAAATAGCCAGGCACATAATGCAAATTTTGGATAAGGAAGCAGTGGAGGCAGTAAAGGAAAATAGAGAGATCCCTGACATAAAGCTCAGTTATACTGTCCAGCTTATAGTGGAAGTGCCCGAGAACAAGCGTCAAGTTTCGATTCTGAAAGGCATTATTATAACAAGGCGCAATGCTAGTCTCAATACAACATTTAGATTACGGAGGCTAGTAGTGGTGTTGGAGTGGAATCTGTTTTCCCTTTATACTCTCCCAACATAA